Part of the Salvelinus fontinalis isolate EN_2023a chromosome 1, ASM2944872v1, whole genome shotgun sequence genome is shown below.
ggaacttacagctaactgaatgtgtggggtacagaggtgaggtagtcattataattcatgttaaacactattattgcacacagagtgagaccATGCAACTTACTATTGgacttgttaaacacatttttactcttgaagttatttaggcttgccataacaaaggggatgaataagtactgactcaagacatttcaacttttcattttttatgaatttgtaaagatttcgaaaaacataattccactggcATTATGGGCCATTGTgtctaggccagtgacaaaaaaatatctACAATTAATGCATTTTAAAtttaggctataacacaacaaaatgggggaaaagtctgaaggcattgtatatctGAATGTAGGCATAAATTTAAGATAtacaatataccacacccccattCCATTAATGAAACGTTgacctacagtggcaagaaaaagtatgcgaaccctttggaattacctggatttctgcataaattggtcataaaatttgatctgatctttatCTAAGTCACAATAATAGagaaacacagtctgcttaaactaatgacacacaaacaattatacgttttcatgtctttattgaacaccccgtgtaacattcacagtgtagggtgggataagtatgtgaacccttggatttaataactggttaaccctcctttggcagcaataacctcaaccaaagttttctgtagttgtggatcagagcTGCAcagcggtcaggaggaattttggaccattcatctttacaaaactgtttcagttcagcaatattcttaggatgtctggtgtggaccgctctcttgaggtcatgccacagcattttaaatcgggttgaggtcaggactctgactgggccactccaaaaggttattttcttctgttgaagccattctgttggtgatttacttctgtgttttgggctgttgtcctgttgcatcacccaacttctgttgagcttcaattggtggacagatagccttacattctcctgcaaaatgtcttgataaaatTGGGAATTCAGcgaagcagccccaaaccatgatgctccctccaccatactttacagttgggatgaggttttgatgttggtgtgctgtgctttttttctccacacatagtgttgtgtgttccttccaaacaactcaactttagtttaatctgtccacagaatattttgccagaagcactgtggaacatccaggtgctcttttgcgaacttcagatgtgcagcaatggagttttttggacagcagtggcttcttctgtggtgtcctcccatggacaccattcttgtttagtgtttaacgtatcgtagactcgtcaacagagatgttagcatgttccagagatgtctgtaagtctttagctgacactctaggattcttcttaacctcattgagcattcaacactgtgctcttgcagtcatctttgcagggagaagggagagtagcaacagtgctgaactttctccatttagagacagtttgtcttactgtggactgatgaacatcaaggcttttagagatacttttgtaaccctttccagctttatgcaagtcaacaattcttaattaAAATGAGGTCtcctgagatctcttttgttcgaggcatggttcacatcaggtaatgcttcttgtgaatagcaaactcatatGTTGAGTGTTTtgtatagggcagggcagctctaaccaacatctccaatctcgtctcattgattggactccaggttagctgattcctgactccaattagcttaggtgttcacatactttttccaacctacactgtgaatgtttaaatgatgtattcaatatagacaagaaaaatacaacaaTTTGTGTGTCATTAGTATAAGCACACAGTTTGTCTAttattgtgacttagatgaagatcagatcaaatttgatgattaatttatgcagaaatccaggtaattccaaagggttcacatactttttcttgccattgTACCTGCACCATcgcccactgtcacaggacaccatcacccacttaTCCCAAGGCTGCTCAATTTaacctgtccctatgctcaacttaccccacctggggtaagttgtgccaagagaccacttttttttggacaagctatcTTTTCAAAGCTGTTATGTTTGCAtaaattctgattatttccaagGATTCACAACATTCTGAAATATaggtagatatctttgttagaaagaatactatatttccttTGAtgtagtgatgctgaatgtaaaaaatggctcaacataccccactctcccctatatgaatagaaaaggtgtatacagcagtagttatatagaatgaGCCAAAGTGCCTGAGTACAGAGACAAAAAAAAAAGATGTGTCATTGACTGTCCCAATACCTTTGAAGCTCACTGTCTATAGGACAGCATGTTCTTATAGACTAGAACAGTggaggctactgaggggaggacggctcataataatggctgaaacaGTGAATGCAAATGGCATTAatatgctaggatatgcatataattggtagatttggatagaaaacactctaaagttcccaaaactgttagaataatgtctgtgagtataacagaactgatttggcaggtaaaaacctgagaaaaatccatccaggaagtgggatttttttaggtttgtagttttctattgaatgccattacagtattcATTGACTTAGGCCTCAAATTGCACATCCtattgcttccactagatgtcaacagtctttagaaattgtttcaggcttgtattctgaaaaatgagagaGTAAGACCACTCTAAATGAGTGGACCCTACAGTGTCCCAGAGGtttttcatgcgcacgaccgcctttcttgtttaccttttatattgacgacgttattgtccggttgaaatattatcgattatttaggctaaacacaacctgaggattgaatacaaacattgtttgacatgtttctacgaactttacggatactatttggatttttcgtctgcctgttgtgactgcgtttgagcctgtggattactgaacaaaacacgcaaacaaaactgaggtttttggatataaacagggactttatcgaacaaaacaaacatttattgagtaaatgggagtcttgtgagtgcaaccatatgaagatcatcaaaggtaagtgattaattttatcgctatttctgacttgtgtaactcctctacttggctggtaactgtttgtaatgatttgtctgctgggcgctgttctcagataatcgcatggtatgctttcgccgtaaagcctttttgaaacatGACACCATGGTTGGTTTAACAAGAAGTTAGTCTTTAAACcaatgtatgacacttgtatgttttatgaatttttataatgagtatttctgtttttgaatttgccgctctgcaatttcactggatgttggccaggtgggacgctagcgtcccacgtaccctagtgaggttaaacaCCAGCCATTACCACGTGCACGTCctgcccaattaaggtgccaccaacctcctgtggactAGAAGTAACATTAAAGgtaatccgggacactcaaattagtatgatatgttaagtttggtatggttacataagacagaacattatttaaggcaaaaacaaaaggagggtggttggtcgtGGTGGATGGATAGGCATATAATGCGAacttctagcaacccaaaggttgggTGTTCGAATATCATCTTGGCCAACttgagcattttagctaattagcaacctTTCAACTAAttgctactttttagctactttgtaaCTACTTAGAATGTttgctaacccttaccctaaccttaactattttagctaactctaaccttaaccgtttaacctaactcctaaccttacccagctagcacagtggatctggggcggggcactcggctgagagtcagactcggCCGATGTCATGTGGCCCgcagtattacttatggctaggatgcTCGGGCCGCTTCCGGTGTGAGTTTTCTGGCCCAAATGTATATATTACTTGGTGCTCGGGCCAATTCCGGTgcgagttatctggcccaaatctATTACTTGGGGCTCGGACCGATTCCGGtgagagttatctggcccaaatgtatatATTACTTGGTGCTCGGGCCaattccggtgtgagttatccGGTCCAAATCTATTACTTGGGGCTCGGACCGATTggggctactctctggcagatcattacacgggctgctttatataattaacatttcattatttatttatttttccatattttttcctcattgtttctgtgatcaaaaaatacaattaacatttaaatGAAATTCTTTAAGCGTCCTGtgtagtattttagtattttggtactttgtgcaaggcaattgataaTCATTAAAAACTTTGTGGGTGGAACTTCCCGAGTAGCGCAGTGGTCTAatacactgcatcgcagtggtctaagacactgcatcgcagtggtctaagacactgcatcacagtgcaaacTGCGTTTCTACAGATGCTGATTCGAGACCCGTGCCgactgcgaccgggagacccatgaggcgatgtacaattggcccagcgtcgtccgggttaggggaaggtttggccggccgggatgtccttgtcccatcgcgctgtagcaactcctgtggcgggctaggcgcttgcacgctgacacggtcaccaggtgtatggtgtttcctccgacacaaaatgtttttttgtggatgggtataatttgtatgtataaaatgtataatagtaatatttTAAATGACTAAATCAGGTAATTTTGTACATATTTATTTCAATTTGCATCAGGCCGCTTCTGGGGGTATTCTTGTCAGATGCTGGCAAAGTCGGCTGAATTCTGGTAGACGGAAattctgggcagtcattcattttgattccggGCCGAGTCCGACACCCGATTCCGGGCCGATTCAATCAGTTTCGGTCACCCGGAAGAGGGCCGCTTCTGGGCCAATTACTCATTGCTAGCGgggtaaccctaaccttaacccctaactcctagcctagctaatgttagccagctagctaacgttagcattagcaatctagccacctagctaacgttagccacaacataTTCGAATTCATAACATATCTTTAGTTTTGCacattcgtaacatattgtacgttttgcaaattcgtaacatataatacaaattcataacatattttgagaaatggatgatggacatccacaaattaatgcaTACCATACAAAATGTAACATATCCCACTAAAtagagtgtctcggatttacgtacagaataacacaaaatgctctgagaccaggttgatagggcagcagtctctatggTCCAGGGTAgagatgactgtttaacagtcatGATGTCCTGAAGATCCCCTCGGTGGTTCATGGATATCTCAAGAGACATCTTATACTTGTTTAACTGGGTTAGGGTAGTCATTTGCCCTGGTTTAGTAATATAGTTCATTCATGTAAGAGTAAAAGAGTAATAGTTACATATTTATCGCTATCATACTGAAAGTTAAGTCCATTAAGTTACTCGATGGAAGATAGGGATTTGGAGCGACAAGCATTTATCACGTCATTTACCTGACAATAGCACATTTCAGGGCAATCATACATGACACAAGTGCGTGCATGTGCTTTTGTTTACTCTGTCTCAATAGCTTTCGACACAAGAGGGCGATGAACGGATTCTGTATGTAGAAAGGGGAGTGTTCACATTCACTTTTCATCACACGGAAACAGTGAAGAGAGTATAATTTAGCTAGCATAGAAGACAGTTTAACTCGTCGATGTCACATCACGATCATACTTACTACAATGAGCGGCAGAGGGAAACCACGAAGCGTGCGCGCAAAGAGTCCGGAACCAGCGCATGCCAAGAATCCGGTTCGGGCCAAGAGTGCCCGGCAACCTCCAAAGGAACCAGTGAAAGACACTAAGGAGGAAACGCAACAGATCACTGATGAAAACAAACCCAAGAAAACCAAGGAATATAAGCAGCCTGAGTGCACCACTGAGGAAAAGGCACCTGTGCCACAGGAGTGCGTAGAAGTTAAAATCGGATCAAGGATGGTCAAAAAAGGTGACAGCGTTGACTCAAATCCGAATAAGATCCTGTTTACAACCATTGATCAATTGAAGATTAAGAAGAAACAGACATCGGAATCAGCAAGTATTGTCAATGACACGGTAAAGCGTATAATGGACCACATGAAAAAGTGTACAGAATGCTTCAAAGATGTAAATGATCTGCGCACTGGAAGTTACTACGAGAATTTAAAGGTGGGtcattaattaaattcaatcaTACATCACCAGTGTGACCCAATACTCTTTCATGCTTCACTAATTTTTGACGATCTTTTGATCAATATAGATTTCTAATCCCGACGAATTTGACGTGATGTTAACTGTGCCTGTCAAGCGGGTGGACATTCGGCCGTTTGGGGATGATGGGGCATTTTACAGCGTGGCGTTCAAACGAGGAAAACACTCGTTGGATCGCTTTCTAGATGAAGACTACACAATATCTGCCAGTGGAATGCTTACGGAGTTCAGAAACGAGGTTAAAAAGTGTGTGAAGATACTCAAAGGTGTGTACGGCTGTAGCGCGCGCTTCCCAAATGCCTATAATGTAGCGAATGTATGCAAAACATTTGTTAATGAAATGTTTCTTATTTCCATACTTCTATCAAGACGTGGGGTTGGAGAAGAAAAAGAAGGGTTGCCCGGCAGTGACCTTACTGATAAACGGGACGGGAACGGTCCCTATCTCACTGGACATTGTTCTGGGGCTTGAGGTCCGCTCGAGCTGGCCCACTTTCACCCAAGGAGGCATAGACAAAATAGACATCTGGCTCGGGACCAAAGTGAAGAAAGAACAAAAGTTGAAGGGGTACTACCTCGTTCCGAAGTACGAGGGAAAGGGCACGGTGGAACGGGAAGGTGTCTGCGCTAGAGGTAACCGTTTTGTACACCGTTTTGTACATTAACATTAAGTCAACACTATTAAAGCTAACACATCTTGAATAAAACTATCACTTTCATTTGTGAGATTTCTTCATGAGTGAGAGGTGCAAAGCATAGGGCGATCAGGATGCctgcagaacccccccccccccccaaacaaaaatatgaataaaaaatgttttgaaattgttgaaaaaatatttttttctcacaaaaTTAGGGCCTTTACTAGTCCCGTATTAGAGGACACATATAGGTGTCAAAAAAAAATCAGCACTGCTTCCCCCCCTTTCTGGAGAAAGGGGAAGTGGCATGTAGCTATGTCCTTTTTCTGAGTTTCCTAAATGGTTTTTCTTGTCCTGTTACCTACAGACGCATGGCGCATCTCATTCTCGCATGTGGAGAAGAGTATCCTAACAAATCATGGCTCCCAGAAGACCTGCTGCGAGGCCAGTGGGACTCGCTGCTGCAGGTAAGCCTACTATAGAATGAATACTACAAACATGAATACTGTAGTCATAAcgttcaagtggatttttccTACACATTTTATGAACGCGTCATTAAACCCATTTCCTTTGATAAattgtgtattatcatgtgtgcCTTAGACTTGCCATTTTCTTGCTTCAGGAAGTACTGTCTGAAGCTTCTGAAGCACCTGTTGGGCTTGCTGAAGGCAGAGAACCCTAGTCTGTCCAAGTTCTGTTCCTACCACGCCAAGACCACCCTGCTCCACGCCTGCTGCTCCAGGACCCAGGACAGCGACTGGGAGGAGGCCCAGCTGGGACAGTGCTTCCAGCAGCTGCTGGAGGACTTTGAGGGCCACCTGAAAGATGGCATGCTCCCCAACTTCTTTATCCCCACACACAATCTACTGGGCTCCGGCCATGACCGCAAGAGCCGTCAGTTCCTGGCCCGGCGCATCGAGGAGGAACGCAACAACGGTTTCCCCATTTTCCGCAAGTGAGTCGGGACTACCTCGATCACCTCCCCTTAGTGACTCACCCAGAGGCCCAAAAGGCATAAGTGGAGTACAGTGGTGGTCCCATACAGTTGTCTTTTCTTAAAGCAAAGGCATAGGCAGGAGGAATTGAAGAGCAGAGGAGTCAGAAGTTTCATTTAATTCAGATCTTACTTGAAGAGTTTTGAGAGCCAACTGCTCCTCCAACAAATTATAAAAGGTaatgtagccctttcctgcaggcAATGACCAAAAGGTCGCTCTTAGGCCTCATGGGtgaaatgttattcatattttttttaaataatttaataattaataaagaaaaaaaaatgttaaccCGACGAAAATCTGgagtttctatgtcaaacggttttgctatatttcagtcttctgtgatgtatataagtGTAATATTGCGATGCAAAGTAAAACATGTATACATCTCAATTCTGTATCTGACACGGTAcatacaggtgtcttctttttttaagcccataactatgtttgaggtgtatacttttgtttcaaagtatatttgtttaagactaccaagaatcactctgtgtgaccctacATTTTGCCCACTGCGGTAAAAGGTTAAACAAACTCAGTACAACACTATTAAttgttcaatttaaaaaaaaacataaaaatgtGCAACACAAAAAAAGGCTGAACACTGGAGGTTCCAGCATTGAAGTTACAAGTTGCTTCTTCCTCTTCTGAGGAAAGAAATGACAGATTCGTAAGACAATTGGCAAAGGGATATTGAACTCTAAACCACAAAAGATGAGTAGTTTTAGCACTAGGAGCTAACATGAGCTTTCAGTGAGGattttccattaaaaaaaatgtaatcgctTAAAAATAATTTCATACTCAATTATACCTACTCAGGATGTCAACACCATATATTCCTTGCAGAGTATTTGTCCACCTGTATGTCTGTCTTGGCCAAACCAGGAGGAAGAAAATGATTTTCCCTGGTGTTGTTTTGCTGTGTTGAGTTgttagaaactgactgtgtgACAGTTGGTCCAGGTGCATGCTGGGAAACTCCAGCCATAATTTTTGTGACCACGGTCATTCTCTTTGACTCGAACtgtctaacagagagagagagagtgtgtgtgtgtgtgtgtgtgtgtgtgtgcgcgtgtgtgtgcgcgtgtgtgtgcgcgtgtgtgtgcgcgtgtgtgtgcgcgtgtgtgtgcgcgtgtgtgtgcgcgtgtgtgtgcgcgtgtgtgtgcgtgtgtgtgtgcgtg
Proteins encoded:
- the LOC129852157 gene encoding cyclic GMP-AMP synthase-like, which codes for MSGRGKPRSVRAKSPEPAHAKNPVRAKSARQPPKEPVKDTKEETQQITDENKPKKTKEYKQPECTTEEKAPVPQECVEVKIGSRMVKKGDSVDSNPNKILFTTIDQLKIKKKQTSESASIVNDTVKRIMDHMKKCTECFKDVNDLRTGSYYENLKISNPDEFDVMLTVPVKRVDIRPFGDDGAFYSVAFKRGKHSLDRFLDEDYTISASGMLTEFRNEVKKCVKILKDVGLEKKKKGCPAVTLLINGTGTVPISLDIVLGLEVRSSWPTFTQGGIDKIDIWLGTKVKKEQKLKGYYLVPKYEGKGTVEREGVCARDAWRISFSHVEKSILTNHGSQKTCCEASGTRCCRKYCLKLLKHLLGLLKAENPSLSKFCSYHAKTTLLHACCSRTQDSDWEEAQLGQCFQQLLEDFEGHLKDGMLPNFFIPTHNLLGSGHDRKSRQFLARRIEEERNNGFPIFRK